The Candidatus Nealsonbacteria bacterium genomic interval CAAACTTTTTCCCCTGAAAATTTGAAATGTCTGAATTGGTCGGGATGGCGGGATTCGAACCCACGAAATGTTTCCGGCACCCCATGCCGGCGCCCTAAACCACTAGGCCACATCCCGTTTTTACTTAGAAAGAGTTTTAATACACTTGGTGCAAGCCTTGATTCTTTTTCCAATAAATTGTTTGAAAGAATTAGGAACTCCTTCGTTTATGAAAATTGATTGGATATTTGGATATTTTTTTTGTTTGGGAGTGGGGTTGTATTTAGACATCAATTTATTTCTTTGTCTTGATACTGTAGTTTTCTTCTGACAAACTTCACATTTCCTGGACATGGTTTTATTATTATTTTAGTGGTATGATAAATTTTCCTTTCGGTTATTATATACACTAATATTTATTTTTTTACAAGACTTTATAAATGTGTTAAGCTTATCAATATGGAAATTATATTTATTATTATTATATTAATATTCTCAATAGTAATTCATGAGGTTTCTCATGGAGCTATGGCGGATTCTTTAGGTGATCCTACAGCCAGATATCAGGGTAGGTTGACATTGAATCCTATGAAGCACTTAGATCCTATGGGGTCGTTTGTTGTGCCAGCCCTTTTATTGATTATGAGGTCGCCGATTCTTTTTGGATGGGCTAAACCCGTTCCGGTGAATCCTTATAATTTCAAGGATCAAAAATATGGACAATTAAAAGTTGCCCTTGCTGGTCCATTGTCAAATTTTTCCATAGCTTTCTTGTTTGGAATAGGTGCCAGGCTTATACCATTAGAACTTGCTGTAAAGCGGGGGATAGTGCAGAATTTTGCGGCTCCAGATGGTTTCTTACCTCAGATATTCTTTTTATTTATAATCATTGTTTTTATAAATACATTATTGGCTGTATTTAATTTAATACCTATACCACCATTAGATGGTTCACATGTCCTATTTTCTCTCTTCCCGAGAGCCGAATACAAATTCAGGGAAGTAATAGCGAAATCGGGATTTTTATTCATGTCTTTAGTGTTTATAATCATCTTTTTACTATTTCCTTATTTAAGAGAGGGAGTCTTCTTTTTAGCTCGAATATTTCTAGGCGTTTGAAGAAAGTATTGACTTTTTTCGCTCATCTTGTAATATGTCTTTTGTGAGCGCATAGCGCTTCATTATTTTTATATTAAAATCATGCCAACCATTAATCAATTAGTTAGGAAATCAAGAAAAAAGACCAAGAAGCGCAGCAACACGCCTGCTCTTTCTTTTGGTTTTGATAATCTCAAGAATAGATCATCTGAATATCCATCACCTTTTAAGAGGGGAGTTTGTCTTAAAGTTTTTACAACCACTCCAAAGAAACCTAACTCTGCTTTGAGAAAAGTAGCAAGAGTTCGTTTGAGTAATGGGATGGAAGTTACTTCATACATTCCAGGTATTGGACACAATCTCCAAGAACATTCAGTTATTGTAATAAGGGGGGGAAGAGTAAAGGATCTTGCCGGAGTACGATACCATGTTGTAAGAGGAGTTCTTGATGCAGGTGGTGTTGAAAAAAGAAAGAGAAGCAGAAGTAAATACGGAACAAAGAGACCTAAATAAATTTTTTAATAATCTTAATAATGGGAAAAATCACCAGAAAAGAAATAGAATCAGATTCTTTATATAACAGTGTATTGGTTTCGAAGTTTATAAATCAAGTTATGAAAGATGGCAAGAAAACCATAGCCCGAAAGGCAGTCTATGGTGCTTTTGAAATAATGAAATCAAAAAAGAAAGATCCACTTGAAACTTTTGAATTAGCAATTGAGAATGTTGCTCCTTCCATGGAAGTTAGATCTAAAAGAGTAGGGGGTGCAACTTATCAAGTCCCAGTTCCTGTGAGTAAAGAAAGAAAAGTTAGTCTAGCAATCAGATGGATCTTAAACGCAGTAAAAGCTAAGAAGAGAAATACACTTGCCGAGAAGATTGCAGAAGAATTATTAAACGCAGCCAACAGCACAGGTTCTGCTATCAAGAAGACCGAAGACGTACACAGAATGGCCGAGTCTAATAAGGCCTTTGCTCATTTTGCACAACCAAGAAGAACAAGTTAATTTTATTTTTATGCCAAGAGATTATCCAATTGAAAAATACAGGAACATAGGAATCATTGCTCACATTGATGCGGGAAAAACTACTTTTTCTGAAAGAGTTCTTTTCTATACTGGAATTTCACACAAGATTGGAGAGGTTCACGACGGAGGAGCAATTATGGACTGGATGGAACAAGAAAAAGAGAGAGGGATTACTATAACATCAGCTGCCACAACCTGTTTTTGGGTACCAACCGATAAGGTAAAAGATAAGGCCCATGAGTATCGTATTAATGTAATTGATACTCCTGGACATATTGATTTCACCGCCGAAGTTCAAAGATCTTTAAGAGTTTTGGATGGAGCGGTTGTTCTTTTTGATGGAGTCGCTGGAGTAGAGCCACAATCTGAAACTGTTTGGCGTCAAGCTGATAAATTCATGATTCCACGAATTTGTTTTGTTAATAAGCTTGATAGAGCAGGAGCATCTTTTGAAAGAGTACTAACATCTATACTAGCAAAGCTAACTCCTAATGCAGTAGCTATGCAACTGCCTGTTGGATCAGAAAGTGATTTCAGGGGAGTTATTGATTTGGTTGAAATGAAGTATGTTTATTTCGAAGGTGATTTTGGACAAGTTATTAAGACTGAAGAAATTCCTGCCGATATGATAGAAGAAGCTCAAAAATGGAGAGCTAAACTTTTAGAGAAAGTTGCAACTGAAGACGAAGGACTTTTTGAAAAATATTTAGAAGGAGGAGAGGTATCAGTTGAGGAATTAAAAAGGGTAATAAGGAAAGCA includes:
- the rpsG gene encoding 30S ribosomal protein S7; the protein is MGKITRKEIESDSLYNSVLVSKFINQVMKDGKKTIARKAVYGAFEIMKSKKKDPLETFELAIENVAPSMEVRSKRVGGATYQVPVPVSKERKVSLAIRWILNAVKAKKRNTLAEKIAEELLNAANSTGSAIKKTEDVHRMAESNKAFAHFAQPRRTS
- the rpsL gene encoding 30S ribosomal protein S12 yields the protein MPTINQLVRKSRKKTKKRSNTPALSFGFDNLKNRSSEYPSPFKRGVCLKVFTTTPKKPNSALRKVARVRLSNGMEVTSYIPGIGHNLQEHSVIVIRGGRVKDLAGVRYHVVRGVLDAGGVEKRKRSRSKYGTKRPK
- a CDS encoding site-2 protease family protein — protein: MEIIFIIIILIFSIVIHEVSHGAMADSLGDPTARYQGRLTLNPMKHLDPMGSFVVPALLLIMRSPILFGWAKPVPVNPYNFKDQKYGQLKVALAGPLSNFSIAFLFGIGARLIPLELAVKRGIVQNFAAPDGFLPQIFFLFIIIVFINTLLAVFNLIPIPPLDGSHVLFSLFPRAEYKFREVIAKSGFLFMSLVFIIIFLLFPYLREGVFFLARIFLGV